A genomic segment from Montipora foliosa isolate CH-2021 chromosome 9, ASM3666993v2, whole genome shotgun sequence encodes:
- the LOC137969883 gene encoding gamma-aminobutyric acid receptor subunit gamma-2-like isoform X2 — translation MFVIEMAWITAIFYQTLVAAVSSVNLSPIQVLKKHLETTNYDKGTRPNHGGNATLITVDVYVESFGKIEEVNMEITAFLYFRQAWKDPRIANVLNSTVTLTKQDIGLVWRPDTYCYNSRETDLDMEDKTLHSLLRLYPSGDVFYSRNTRLVVSCEMELHDFPMDIQHCNITFGSYAFPINEVEYKWNQTEVVVGHPSMSQFSVTSSKAFRGVIEFSSGNYTTVKVTFSLQRHVGYYLIQLYLPCIFLVMLSWIVFWTNPENGGDRLTVGITCILTIVFLLGYVNAMLPKVSYVKGVDWYLMTSFLFIFLSLLECILVERLLTSKAKENKDVGQDNQGLNTSSEFSLNNMDLAVRRSTEIGQITSSDSCVDVKRKGKVQVLPLSKKNMTEDVKPEVDPRSPDKNICFENPREKATSTLTSGSGRSRAVKIDFACRILFPLAYALYNTLYWYIYLNGVDVLA, via the exons ATGTTTGTGATTGAGATGGCCTGGATCACAGCCATTTTCTACCAAACATTGGTTGCTGCTGTAAGCAG cgtTAATCTCTCTCCCATTCAAGTTCTCAAGAAGCATTTGGAAACAACCAATTACGACAAGGGAACACGTCCTAATCACGGAG GAAATGCAACATTGATCACGGTGGATGTTTACGTGGAATCATTTGGAAAGATAGAGGAAGTCAATATG GAAATAACTGCCTTCCTGTATTTTCGTCAAGCCTGGAAGGATCCTCGCATTGCAAACGTTCTCAATTCCACTGTTACCCTGACGAAACAAGATATTGGACTTGTATGGAGACCTGACACTTACTGCTACAATTCACGAGAAACAGATCTGGATATGGAAGATAAAACCTTGCATTCGCTGCTGAGACTTTACCCAAGCGGTGACGTTTTTTATTCGAGAAA TACTCGCCTTGTAGTGTCGTGTGAGATGGAGTTGCACGATTTTCCCATGGACATTCAACATTGCAACATTACGTTTGGAAGTT ACGCTTTTCCCATCAATGAAGTGGAATACAAATGGAACCAAACTGAAGTAGTGGTCGGACATCCATCGATGTCCCAGTTCTCAGTCACGTCTTCAAAAGCTTTCCGTGGAGTTATAGAGTTCTCCTCTG GCAATTACACAACCGTCAAAGTGACCTTTTCGCTGCAAAGGCATGTGGGATACTACTTGATTCAACTGTACCTTCCATGTATCTTTCTGGTCATGCTCAGTTGGATTGTTTTCTGGACCAACCCCGAGAACGGTGGCGATAGGCTGACTGTCGGGATCACGTGCATTCTCACTATCGTCTTCTTGTTGGGTTATGTCAATGCTATGCTGCCCAAG GTCAGTTACGTGAAGGGAGTAGACTGGTATCTAATGACGTCATTCCTCTTTATATTCCTGTCGTTGCTCGAGTGTATCTTGGTGGAGAGACTGTTGACATCAAAAGCGAAAGAAAACAAGGACGTGGGACAGGATAACCAAGGCCTG AACACATCCTCTGAATTTTCATTGAACAACATGGACCTCGCCGTTCGCAGGAGCACGGAAATCGGGCAAATCACTTCAAGCGACTCTTGCGTCGACGTCAAGCGAAAGGGCAAGGTACAAGTGCTACCGCTGAGCAAAAAGAATATGACTGAAGACGTAAAGCCAGAGGTCGACCCGAGATCTCCAgacaaaaatatttgttttgaaaaccCCAGAGAAAAGGCCACATCAACGCTTACTTCTGGGTCCGGACGAAGCCGGGCGGTAAAAATTGACTTTGCCTGTCGAATTCTGTTTCCTCTTGCCTACGCTTTGTACAACACACTTTATTGGTACATTTACTTGAACGGTGTTGATGTCTTGGCATGA
- the LOC137969883 gene encoding gamma-aminobutyric acid receptor subunit gamma-2-like isoform X1 translates to MRLNSCRMFVIEMAWITAIFYQTLVAAVSSVNLSPIQVLKKHLETTNYDKGTRPNHGGNATLITVDVYVESFGKIEEVNMEITAFLYFRQAWKDPRIANVLNSTVTLTKQDIGLVWRPDTYCYNSRETDLDMEDKTLHSLLRLYPSGDVFYSRNTRLVVSCEMELHDFPMDIQHCNITFGSYAFPINEVEYKWNQTEVVVGHPSMSQFSVTSSKAFRGVIEFSSGNYTTVKVTFSLQRHVGYYLIQLYLPCIFLVMLSWIVFWTNPENGGDRLTVGITCILTIVFLLGYVNAMLPKVSYVKGVDWYLMTSFLFIFLSLLECILVERLLTSKAKENKDVGQDNQGLNTSSEFSLNNMDLAVRRSTEIGQITSSDSCVDVKRKGKVQVLPLSKKNMTEDVKPEVDPRSPDKNICFENPREKATSTLTSGSGRSRAVKIDFACRILFPLAYALYNTLYWYIYLNGVDVLA, encoded by the exons ATGAG GTTGAACTCCTGTAGAATGTTTGTGATTGAGATGGCCTGGATCACAGCCATTTTCTACCAAACATTGGTTGCTGCTGTAAGCAG cgtTAATCTCTCTCCCATTCAAGTTCTCAAGAAGCATTTGGAAACAACCAATTACGACAAGGGAACACGTCCTAATCACGGAG GAAATGCAACATTGATCACGGTGGATGTTTACGTGGAATCATTTGGAAAGATAGAGGAAGTCAATATG GAAATAACTGCCTTCCTGTATTTTCGTCAAGCCTGGAAGGATCCTCGCATTGCAAACGTTCTCAATTCCACTGTTACCCTGACGAAACAAGATATTGGACTTGTATGGAGACCTGACACTTACTGCTACAATTCACGAGAAACAGATCTGGATATGGAAGATAAAACCTTGCATTCGCTGCTGAGACTTTACCCAAGCGGTGACGTTTTTTATTCGAGAAA TACTCGCCTTGTAGTGTCGTGTGAGATGGAGTTGCACGATTTTCCCATGGACATTCAACATTGCAACATTACGTTTGGAAGTT ACGCTTTTCCCATCAATGAAGTGGAATACAAATGGAACCAAACTGAAGTAGTGGTCGGACATCCATCGATGTCCCAGTTCTCAGTCACGTCTTCAAAAGCTTTCCGTGGAGTTATAGAGTTCTCCTCTG GCAATTACACAACCGTCAAAGTGACCTTTTCGCTGCAAAGGCATGTGGGATACTACTTGATTCAACTGTACCTTCCATGTATCTTTCTGGTCATGCTCAGTTGGATTGTTTTCTGGACCAACCCCGAGAACGGTGGCGATAGGCTGACTGTCGGGATCACGTGCATTCTCACTATCGTCTTCTTGTTGGGTTATGTCAATGCTATGCTGCCCAAG GTCAGTTACGTGAAGGGAGTAGACTGGTATCTAATGACGTCATTCCTCTTTATATTCCTGTCGTTGCTCGAGTGTATCTTGGTGGAGAGACTGTTGACATCAAAAGCGAAAGAAAACAAGGACGTGGGACAGGATAACCAAGGCCTG AACACATCCTCTGAATTTTCATTGAACAACATGGACCTCGCCGTTCGCAGGAGCACGGAAATCGGGCAAATCACTTCAAGCGACTCTTGCGTCGACGTCAAGCGAAAGGGCAAGGTACAAGTGCTACCGCTGAGCAAAAAGAATATGACTGAAGACGTAAAGCCAGAGGTCGACCCGAGATCTCCAgacaaaaatatttgttttgaaaaccCCAGAGAAAAGGCCACATCAACGCTTACTTCTGGGTCCGGACGAAGCCGGGCGGTAAAAATTGACTTTGCCTGTCGAATTCTGTTTCCTCTTGCCTACGCTTTGTACAACACACTTTATTGGTACATTTACTTGAACGGTGTTGATGTCTTGGCATGA
- the LOC137969882 gene encoding gamma-aminobutyric acid receptor subunit gamma-1-like: MAKYWMGIFTLFKLFAPNIAQCETGLPARQSNRATNSSMKLAEYLSTEYDNAVRPNCGSGKPTEVFVDIYVESFGNIMEMNMEFPLYIYFRQMWVDDRIAKSVKSNVLLRRELVTLLWFPDPFCYNARKSDLMLPNTDVDSVVRIEPNGFVFYSRSAHILASCELDLHDFPMDTQLCEITFGSYGHNDSDILMKWKNPTIEIGKREMAQFSVGDAVLSTKVNSFTSGNFTALTVTFPFKRRMGYYVIQVYIPCIFLVMLSWIVFWMRPDDSASRLTVGITTILTIVFLLGYTNGMLPKVSYVKGLDWYLMVSFTIIFLSLLECIVVDRLWRASNTNKSQKEKDIEGNTNRSKTSKRSKDNKDCSKCRYVTGFQILRPKKTDTSTQTACIEDGAQNQWDSNNQAQEGVLNLINDEFNPLSLDQIQRPRSSDDGNESEIEHEHYDTVVRCFVRRNPCPVEMSARVDKASRILFPLTFFLYNVAYWLFYYHGITIFPRTLQKGQ, from the exons ATGGCCAAATATTGGATGGGAATTTTCACTCTTTTCAAGTTGTTTGCTCCTAACATCGCTCAATG CGAGACAGGTTTGCCGGCAAGGCAGTCCAACAGGGCAACAAACTCCTCAATGAAGTTGGCGGAATATTTGTCAACGGAGTACGACAACGCTGTCAGGCCAAACTGCGGATCAG GCAAACCTACGGAGGTTTTCGTCGACATTTACGTGGAGTCATTTGGAaacattatggaaatgaacatg GAATTTCCGTTATACATATATTTTCGTCAAATGTGGGTTGATGATCGAATTGCAAAGAGTGTCAAGTCAAACGTTCTCCTTCGGCGCGAACTCGTCACTCTTCTGTGGTTCCCGGATCCTTTTTGTTACAACGCTAGGAAGTCCGACCTTATGCTGCCGAATACCGATGTCGACAGTGTTGTAAGGATTGAGCCAAatggatttgttttttacagcAGGAG TGCGCATATTCTTGCTTCGTGTGAGCTGGATCTGCACGATTTTCCTATGGACACGCAGCTTTGCGAGATAACATTTGGAAGTT ATGGTCACAACGACAGTGATATTCTCATGAAATGGAAGAATCCAACGATTGAGATTGGAAAAAGAGAAATGGCGCAGTTCTCTGTGGGCGATGCTGTCCTGTCAACCAAGGTTAACAGTTTCACATCTG GAAATTTCACTGCgctcactgtcacatttcctttCAAGCGACGTATGGGGTATTACGTCATCCAGGTTTATATACCATGTATATTTCTGGTCATGCTCAGCTGGATCGTGTTTTGGATGCGTCCGGATGACAGTGCTAGTCGCTTGACTGTTGGTATCACCACTATCCTGACCATCGTGTTCTTACTCGGATACACGAACGGTATGCTTCCAAAG GTGAGTTATGTCAAGGGATTGGATTGGTACCTGATGGTCAGCTTTACCATCATATTTCTGAGTTTGTTGGAATGTATTGTGGTGGACAGACTGTGGAGAGCAAGCAACACCAACAAAAGTCAGAAAGAGAAGGATATTGAAGGCAATACAAACCGTTCAAAGACATCCAAG CGCTCAAAAGACAATAAGGATTGCTCAAAGTGTCGTTACGTCActggctttcaaattttacgACCAAAGAAAACAGACACCTCCACGCAGACGGCGTGTATTGAAGATGGAGCCCAAAATCAGTGGGACAGCAATAATCAGGCTCAAGAAGGGGTACTTAATCTGATAAACGATGAATTCAATCCTTTGAGCCTCGACCAGATTCAGAGGCCGCGATCATCCGATGACGGGAACGAGAGTGAAATCGAGCATGAGCATTACGACACAGTCGTTCGCTGTTTTGTGAGAAGGAACCCTTGCCCGGTAGAAATGTCGGCCCGAGTTGACAAAGCGAGCCGTATTCTCTTCCCTTTGACGTTTTTCCTGTATAATGTCGCTTATTGGCTCTTCTACTATCATGGAATCACCATATTTCCTCGCACTCTGCAAAAAGGGCAATAA